Part of the Anopheles coluzzii chromosome 3, AcolN3, whole genome shotgun sequence genome is shown below.
GGGACGAGCAATCACTTCTAAAGTTCACCagtcaccacacacacacacacacccctcgACTGGTAGCCGACGGTTGAAGAGTTCTAAATAAAAACCGCAATCAATCTTTTGCTGTAGTAAaaaacgcgcgcacacacactcacacgacAGCTACTACCGAAGACACGGAAGCAGCAAAGCAATATCTCCGTGACAGCGCTAGTCGCAACGTCTCGTCTCAACACTATCCTGCAGGCGACACGACACGCCGAAAGGGAAATCGGGTAGAGCGCGGCTTAATTAACGGCCCACCGACTGTCTCCAACCGATAGCAGGAGGACGCAACGCAACGATCGCCTCTCCGCTTTTAGAACATTTATTCCGCGTCCGATCTAGCGCCCCGTTAGCGGGTACACGCTCGCCATGGTTAGTTTTTCCtgggggaagggggaggtTTTCTGCGCTGGCTTCTCTACCCCTTGGCGCACTGCTTGCGTGTCACCTATATGTACGCATACATATATCACCACACTCTGGGGAGTGCGTGTGACGCAAGGCGACTAGAGTCAGAGAGAGTAATAGATAAAATGAGAAGGGAGACATGTTGGAAAAGTTTGGAAAACTATGGGTACCTATTTTTAGGCTAGCAAACACGTTACTCTACTGGCTGTAATGGCGCGTACGaatgatgatcatcatcaccgtgCGGGCACCATCGTGCAAAAtagaatatgtgtgtgtgtgtgtgaatgctgCACCGAGAAGTGCAGTTAATGCGAATGTGTCAGTTGGCAAGCACACATTATTGCTTCCAATCGCAGTTGGCCTTCCCCGAAAGAAAAAGACAAGACACTTTGCTAATGGgacaccatgcgtctccaccGGGCGCGAATGGATTATTGCGCAGTATACTAAAATGTacattattgttttcatttcataaacTTATATTATTATTCTGCGATTTTCAATCATTATGAAATATTCTATTAAATGTacttgtattgtattgttcgcaccaaagcaaaaacaacataagTAAATTAGCAAAGTTCAGTTACAACATACAGATATGTAAGGCATTAAATATTACCAATATATTATGCTTCCTCATGCATAAAaataccatttttttaaataaaaaataataattcttcAACATACCAGTTGGATCCATTGAAAATGGAgcatgaaaatgtttttttttgttactaaaTTTTTGAAATTCTTTTCCAAACTGCACTTGTCGAAACCTTCCCTATCAACAACAAATAAACGTATTAAAATCCTCCCACCGAACCCCACCAACCCATCCACGTCGCGCTGATGGTGTGCCATTTGGCGGACACGTTTTGGCTTCACAACAACACAGAAGAATAaaggggaaagagagagagagagacagagatcGAAGTAAGGTAAGAAAGACAAAAAGGAACGAAAAAGGCGGAACAGGACACGGGGTGTTCGAGGACGCTTACACGGGCGGTGTAGGAATGGGATGTGGAGCATAGTAGTGGTAGAAGAGAGgtacgaaacaaaaaagaagagaaaaaaaacacagatgCGCGCACTGTCAGCCAAAAGCACTTACCCGTACTGGCCCGGTATCACTGGGTAGCCGGCCGTCCGCAGTCCTGTCGTGGCGAACTGGTAACCTGAAATTGGGACAGAGACAAGAGCAGAAATAAACGTCAAAATACAAACTCGGTCAGTCAGTGGTGCGAAGGACATTGTATCGTAATCGAAAAACAAGGAAACGGAATCGTAAAAAAAGCACAAGCAAAGGGTACAGAATCAACAGATAACGCCGGTAAAAAAAGGTCGGCAAACAAACTACTACATTCCGTTCGATGTGTATCATAATTTTGTCCAACCTCGTTTTGGTTGGTGCAAAAACACAACCCCTCGCCTACTTCTTCTGCTAGAGCTGCTCATTAAAATTGCATTTCCGTGCTCATCGTCACGGCGCACGTGGATTGCCTAATGAATCCACcccgttgctgctgcaatAATCAATACCGCAAAGCTTATCCCTCTTCCGCCGCCACCATAGTACCCGTCCGTCCGTACACGTCAGTGTTTACGCAGCAACAGTgagtgagcgagcgagcgggaCACACCAATAAAACCAAGCGAATAAAGAACCTTTCCCAGTCGTCATCGccacaccaacaccaaacCAACCAAGCGGTGGTGGAGTCTTGTAGcggccacaccaccaccaccacaacaacaacaacaacaatgtcCCGCCATGACGGTGCCTCTGACCTCGGTCAGGCGCGtggaacacaacaaaaaatatttgattcaCTTTAATGATTTGTTTACTCGCCCGCCCCTACGGTACGGCGCGCGCTCGTTTGCAATGACTTCTGTCATCGGGTTGCGCTTTAGTGCTGTGCCGACCCGACAGCCGATTTCCTCCGTCCGAGAGTGGGTTGGAGGAAACTTTTCACCCAACGGCTGACAGCAAAGGCACCGTGTCATGATAAATCAACGAGTTTTCAACGGCTCCAGCTAATAGAACTCCAGCAAATGCAGTGACGGAGCTGAAGATTGACACTTGCCGCGCTCGCTTTGCAGCCACTATTCAGCGTGCCCATCGAAGGATAATAATCCCTTTTCTTTCACCGTCTGAGCGTGAATCAACACACCTCCCAAACTATGGTGGAGCTaaggcaaaagcaaacaaaaagccaCGGACACAGAAACAACACCAACCAACTTGACTTTGGCAGCTTAAAGTTTTGCCCTTCACGGCGCTATACCTCCGCCGTGTTTGAGGTCCGGGGCAGGTCGTAGTGGTGCTGTTTGTCTAGACAATTCCGGCTGTACCGGCCGGTGGTATCGGTGGCAAATAAAGTCAAGCATTGCACCTTCCTGCCAACCATCTGGTGGTCTTATAACTTCCACTCTACTAGACTGATTCCGCGCTAGCTAAAGCAGTGGTGCATTAATTTCTGCACTAAGCCGAAGACAGAACGGCAGCAACACCTTCATTCTACAATTCATTTTCCTAATggccacacacaacacacacactcaccctgTGATGCGTTGCCCCGCGGTTTGGCGCCCAGTATCGCTAGGTTCACGTTCGCTTTCCTGCCGTCGATGATCGGGTTCGGCTCCTTGCAGGCACGCTCAGCACTCAGTCTGTCGCCCATAATCACCTGTGCAAAGTGGTAGCAAAGAGGGAAGCAAGGATGATGTGTTAGtcaaatgaaaagaaaaaaaaaccaatcctAAACTCCCAAAAACCCCACTGCACACTTACGAATCCGTAGCCGCGGCTTTTGCTGGTGGTGCGGTCGGTTATCACTACGGCCTCCTCGATATCGCCGTACACGCTAAAGTGCTCCCGCAGGCTCTTGTCGGTCGTGTGGTACGGCAGCCCGCCCACGAACAGCTTCGTCCAGGTCGTGTCCTTCTGGCTGCTCTGGGAGGAGgacgtggtcgtcgtcgtgccGGTGCCGCCCGATTGCACCAGCGCCAGTGCGGCATCGGCCGCATCCGGGGAAACCTGCATCAGCATTTTGTAATCCAGCTTTGCGACCGTTGC
Proteins encoded:
- the LOC120956303 gene encoding RNA-binding protein 24-B-like produces the protein MLMQVSPDAADAALALVQSGGTGTTTTTSSSQSSQKDTTWTKLFVGGLPYHTTDKSLREHFSVYGDIEEAVVITDRTTSKSRGYGFVIMGDRLSAERACKEPNPIIDGRKANVNLAILGAKPRGNASQGYQFATTGLRTAGYPVIPGQYGVPPSYIYGTPYLGTAGGSTGAGATASGLVPIPATQLSHAAAIAAATSQFYEYQNAVAAAAAAPYPGQYSTGFDAYPYGSGASAAGAAAAAAQYMAGPYTYATLPQAGAAAAAAAAAAGAFPGLSPYQNATGASLQEARLQ